A single Phragmites australis chromosome 4, lpPhrAust1.1, whole genome shotgun sequence DNA region contains:
- the LOC133915899 gene encoding uncharacterized protein LOC133915899, with the protein MPAAARTNLDPGPPRRSPRLKNIHILDDEDSDRDSSTFKRVKNELIDLKEIVSPSTSELNVAFVSDKGFEQGFHNVSLKDLRAWCKAKNRKASQITSEGSGINNQTEKTKEEFDLDKPLISLKQKRQKTSPAKANRKMDALTSAPRPTKVEDTTSKRDKTSPTQSSPHEATVHDPATEKLERRATDLEHSKVTIDRAEEMVGEQICCAEEENTAEALVSCGNPDILCEIKTEDIDYSEEFVTSRCSEKNFSECSSFELQQEPIEGYECTPQPCCMNQPTELPDISDNSFELTSSVNEYRFDDIVAQKASNVVSSLRFIDEVSSHAKNSENTPNSDMDKSSIGNGLLVCSVNQSCYDCIDNDEYWNTGIVRENEPESVKILDELSPIDESNSNMVSPLVAIQSDLYGRTEMNCTSLDEVVQMRVEGQLDSIVCCGVRSKQMLLDMEIEHSATYCTFAFDKTLDLAQPANFVAQDGRLESIVYDALNNHAQRMMSENKSSVGLLGTAVIQSPMIDFPDNSPDDNKASDDGKMSLPNNVEWSLKDMNKSNSTIDYDICKSVNNERSGELVLQPQLFPVCADKENTSGFTLEISNAGETQEMSTGAPNSCATSLETDGQIRKSELFIDESIEEHAPRKLLSKRKIMSPTSQEMLCSALTGIDLCDGLQRLKRKIIPEDCDKNRIPLPQPEDKQDRSMFSTDKRVKGRTSVSATNKGVLKSTESQSHQQATCSCVRSSSVVLDTEKAVEFSQRQMHDIENIAAKLIRSLKHMKSIVDESLSSEAYSLLPNFNIAEVRAASEDALEVEKTTRKWLAIMNKDCNRFCKILTLARKNAVSHPEAPRKQRKITFADEAGGKLCHVKVFKDGHTSLLSECQSDL; encoded by the exons ATGCCAGCTGCTGCTCGCACAAATCTTGATCCAGGTCCTCCTCGAAGGTCTCCAAGGCTCAAGAATATTCACATACTAGATGATGAAGATTCTGACAGGGATTCGTCTACCTTCAAGCGTGTCAAAAATGAGCTCATTGACCTTAAAGAAATTGTCTCTCCTTCAACCTCAGAACTAAATGTTGCTTTTGTCAGTGATAAGGGTTTTGAACAAGGTTTCCATAATGTATCGCTCAAGGATCTCAGAGCTTGGTGTAAAGCTAAGAATCGGAAGGCTTCACAAATTACATCTGAAGGATCTGGCATTAATAATCAGACTGAAAAAACAAAAGAGGAATTTGATCTCGATAAGCCTCTTATTTCCTTGAAACAGAAGAGGCAAAAAACATCCCCTGCTAAAGCAAATAGAAAGATGGATGCACTAACATCTGCTCCACGTCCTACGAAAGTGGAAGATACAACATCAAAGAGAGACAAGACTAGTCCTACACAAAGCTCCCCACACGAAGCGACCGTGCACGACCCAGCAACAGAGAAGCTTGAAAGGAGAGCTACAGATCTGGAGCACTCTAAAGTTACTATTG ATCGTGCTGAAGAAATGGTTGGGGAGCAAATTTGTTGTGCTGAAGAGGAGAACACAGCTGAAGCTCTAGTGAGTTGTGGAAACCCTGACATACTTTGTGAAATAAAAACAGAGGATATAGATTACTCTGAGGAATTTGTAACATCTAGGTGTTCCGAAAAGAACTTCTCTGAGTGTTCATCTTTTGAGCTGCAACAGGAGCCAATAGAGGGCTATGAGTGTACACCACAACCTTGTTGCATGAACCAACCAACCGAATTACCTGATATTTCTGATAATTCCTTTGAACTAACCAGCAGTGTCAATGAATACAGATTTGATGACATTGTAGCtcaaaaggcaagtaacgttgTTTCTTCATTGCGTTTCATCGATGAAGTGAGCAGTCATGCAAAAAATTCGGAAAATACACCCAATTCAGATATGGATAAATCTTCAATTGGAAATGGACTTTTGGTATGTTCTGTTAATCAGTCTTGTTATGATTGTATAGATAATGATGAGTACTGGAATACCGGAATTGTTCGAGAGAATGAACCTGAAAGTGTAAAGATTTTGGACGAGTTGTCTCCTATTGACGAGTCTAACTCTAATATGGTGTCTCCACTGGTGGCCATTCAATCTGATTTATATGGAAGAACAGAAATGAATTGCACTTCACTTGATGAGGTTGTGCAGATGCGGGTTGAGGGTCAATTAGATTCAATAGTCTGCTGTGGTGTAAGATCAAAGCAGATGTTACTGGATATGGAAATTGAACATTCAGCCACTTACTGTACATTTGCTTTTGACAAGACTCTTGACTTGGCTCAGCCTGCCAATTTTGTTGCACAAGATGGACGGCTAGAAAGTATAGTATATGATGCTCTAAATAATCATGCACAGAGAATGATGTCTGAAAATAAATCATCTGTTGGCCTCCTAGGTACTGCTGTGATTCAGAGCCCAATGATAGACTTCCCTGACAACAGTCCTGATGACAATAAGGCTTCAGATGACGGTAAAATGTCACTTCCCAATAATGTGGAGTGGTCATTGAAGGATATGAATAAGTCAAATTCTACAATAGACTATGACATTTGTAAATCTGTTAATAATGAACGATCAGGAGAACTAGTGCTTCAACCTCAGTTATTCCCAGTTTGTGCTGATAAGGAAAACACTAGCGGTTTCACATTAGAGATCTCTAATGCCGGAGAAACACAAGAAATGTCTACTGGAGCTCCAAATTCATGTGCTACCTCTCTGGAAACTGATGGGCAAATTAGGAAGTCAGAACTTTTTATTGACGAATCAATTGAAGAGCATGCTCCAAGAAAACTATTGTCCAAGAGAAAG ATTATGTCACCGACTTCTCAGGAGATGCTTTGCAGTGCTTTGACTGGTATTGATTTGTGTGATGGACTCCAAAGACTAA AGAGAAAAATCATCCCTGAAGATTGTGATAAAAACAGAATACCATTACCTCAGCCAGAAGACAAGCAAGACCGATCAATGTTTAGCACAGATAAGAGAGTTAAGGGCAGGACTTCTGTCTCGGCTACAAACAAAGGAGTTCTCAAGTCAACAGAATCCCAATCCCATCAACAGGCAACTTGTTCTTGCGTGAGAAGTTCATCGGTTGTCTTGGACACTGAGAAAGCTGTTGAGTTTTCACAACGACAAATGCATGATATAGAAAACATTGCTGCAAAGCTTATCAGGAGCTTGAAGCATATGAAAAGTATAGTGGATGAAAGTTTGTCATCAGAAGCATATTCTTTACTTCCTAATTTTAACATTGCTGAG GTCAGAGCAGCATCTGAGGATGCATTAGAAGtggagaagactacaaggaAATGGTTGGCAATAATGAACAAAGACTGCAATCGCTTCTGTAAAATATTG ACCCTAGCAAGGAAGAACGCAGTCTCTCATCCTGAAGCGCCaaggaaacaaagaaagatAACATTTGCAGATGAAGCTGGAGGAAAGCTCTGccatgttaaggtttttaagGATGGACACACTTCTCTTCTTTCTGAATGCCAGAGTGATTTATAA